One Littorina saxatilis isolate snail1 linkage group LG10, US_GU_Lsax_2.0, whole genome shotgun sequence DNA window includes the following coding sequences:
- the LOC138978229 gene encoding uncharacterized protein, with protein sequence MWRCVALLVTTLLLAEAKNMTVDMEVTQHWDDNFEGRFCFNLPHPIIGFELVLHFSSGVKSIQQWLGDWLHPPTDCATTLTLLNQDSHGAHPAGEFCVKMMGKVCGAAAPGGQGTLVDLTDDGMQPPKVPHVTGAAQTKYNYAEVIEKSIMFYEAQRSGKLPANNRIPWRGDSALKDKGAGGEDLTGGWYDAGDNVKFNFPMAFSTTMLCWSLLEFPQAYSKSGQLNYMYDSIRWPLEYFIKCHTKPNELYVQVGSGSKDHGSWTSPERMDPNRPAYKIDASNPGSDVAMDMAAAMACGSMAFKSKDSAFSGKLLSHAKQIYSFAKAHQGFYSTSVSDAAAYYRSQNYTDENNWGAAWLYKATNDNQYLADAKVRYAHEPAWGFSWDEKLGGNHLLMYKLTGDDTYKSDIESTMTTWSKPGGMAYTPKCLAFRLEWGPLRYSANTAFFALMAAKYGVHAASYRQWAMCQIHYALGDTGRSYVVGFGTNPPKKPHHRASSCPMLPAPCGWEAQQNTGPNPHTLYGALVGGPGKSDDYTDDRKDYVHNEVACDYNAGFQGAVAALLQLAIDHELPSASKCTSCPNP encoded by the exons ATGTGGCGGTGTGTGGCACTGTTAGTTACGACACTGTTGTTGGCGGAGGCCAAGAATATGACAGTGGACATGGAGGTGACTCAGCACTGGGACGACAACTTTGAGGGACGGTTCTGCTTCAACCTCCCCCACCCTATCATCGGCTTTGAACTCGTCCTGCACTTTAGCTCTGGCGTCAAGAGCATTCAG CAATGGTTGGGCGACTGGCTGCATCCGCCCACCGACTGCGCGACAACCCTGACCCTGCTGAACCAGGACTCTCACGGCGCGCACCCTGCCGGCGAGTTCTGCGTCAAGATGATGGGCAAGGTATGTGGGGCCGCCGCCCCTGGGGGCCAGGGTACGCTCGTCGACCTCACTGACGACGGAATGCAGCCGCCTAAAGTTCCGCACGTCACTG GCGCTGCCCAGACGAAATACAACTACGCCGAGGTGATCGAGAAGTCCATCATGTTCTACGAGGCCCAGAGGTCCGGCAAGCTGCCCGCCAACAACAGGATTCCCTGGAGGGGGGACTCTGCTCTCAAGGACAAAGGGGCAGGGGGAGAGGACTTGACCGGAGGATGGTATGACG CCGGAGACAACGTGAAGTTCAACTTCCCAATGGCATTCAGCACAACCATGCTGTGCTGGAGTCTGCTGGAGTTCCCCCAGGCCTACAGCAAGTCTGGACAGCTGAACTACATGTATGACAGCATCAGGTGGCCCCTGGAGTACTTCATCAAGTGTCACACCAAACCCAACGAGCTGTACGTGCag GTGGGCAGCGGCAGTAAGGACCACGGGTCTTGGACCAGTCCGGAACGCATGGACCCCAACAGACCGGCCTACAAGATCGATGCTTCCAATCCCGGAAGTGACGTGGCTATGGACATGGCCGCCGCCATGGCCTGCGGATCTATGGCATTCAAGTCAAAAG ATTCTGCTTTCTCTGGAAAGCTGCTGAGTCACGCCAAACAGATCTATTCTTTTGCCAAAGCCCACCAGGGCTTCTATTCCACCAGCGTATCTGACGCAGCTGCCTATTACAG GTCCCAGAACTACACCGACGAGAACAACTGGGGCGCCGCCTGGCTGTACAAAGCCACGAACGACAACCAGTACCTGGCAGACGCCAAGGTCCGCTACGCTCACGAGCCTGCCTGGGGCTTCTCCTGGGATGAGAAACTGGGAGGCAACCAT CTGCTGATGTACAAACTGACGGGAGATGACACGTACAAGTCGGACATCGAGTCCACCATGACAACGTGGTCCAAGCCGGGAGGCATGGCCTACACCCCCAAATGTCTGGCCTTCAGGCTCGAGTGGGGACCTCTCAGATACTCTG CCAACACAGCTTTCTTCGCCCTGATGGCAGCTAAGTACGGAGTCCACGCCGCCTCGTACCGCCAGTGGGCCATGTGTCAGATCCACTACGCTCTCGGTGACACAGGACGCAGCTACGTGGTCGGCTTCGGTACCAACCCTCCGAAGAAGCCTCACCACAGAGCCAG CTCGTGTCCCATGCTGCCCGCCCCGTGTGGGTGGGAGGCCCAGCAGAATACAGGCCCCAACCCCCACACACTGTACGGAGCCCTGGTGGGCGGGCCTGGCAAGAGTGACGACTACACGGATGACCGCAAGGACTACGTCCACAACGAGGTGGCCTGTGACTACAATGCGGGCTTCCAGGGCGCTGTGGCTG
- the LOC138978230 gene encoding uncharacterized protein, giving the protein MMRTLLLPLVVSVVVMAAEAADLKATMEVVNNNANGFEGRFCFHLPQAIQGWELVIVFSSGVNNVGQWQGDWIEQHGSGECATHWTLVNKNYMGKQNAGDDLCVKVTGSVCGGGKPGGTATFVDLNDDHMHVPAAPKIAGAASMKYNYPDVLMKSILFYEAQRSGKLPHNNRITWRGDSALKDKGAGGEDLTGGWYDAGDNVKFNFPMAFSTTVLCWSLLEFPQAYSKTGQLDHMYDSIRWPLEYFIKCHTKPEEIYVQVGNGGLDHAQWTRPESMDQNRPAYKIDASSPGSDVSNEMAAAMACGSIAFKTKDPAFSRKLLTASKSVYAFAKKHQGIYSASVQDAAAYYQSSNYTDENNWGAAWLYKATNDNQYLADAKVRYAHEPAWGFSWDEKIAGNHLLMYSFTKDAAYKADIESTMTLWSKQGGMKYSPKCLAFRLQWGALRYSSNTAFFALMAAKQGIHAASYRQWAMCQINYALGDTGRSYVVGFGTNPPKRPHHRASSCPMMPIPCSWDAQQNPGPNPHTLYGSLVGGPGGSDDYTDSRIDYIHNEVACDYNAGFQGAVAALIQLAIDHELPNAAHCGQCPMP; this is encoded by the exons ATGATGAGGACGTTGCTGCTGCCCCTGGTGGTGTCGGTGGTGGTGATGGCGGCAGAGGCTGCCGACCTGAAAGCGACGATGGAGGTAGTGAACAACAACGCGAACGGCTTCGAGGGCAGGTTCTGCTTCCATCTGCCCCAGGCCATCCAGGGCTGGGAGCTCGTCATCGTCTTCAGTAGCGGCGTCAACAACGTCGGC CAATGGCAAGGCGACTGGATCGAGCAGCACGGGTCTGGAGAGTGCGCCACCCACTGGACCTTGGTCAACAAGAACTATATGGGCAAGCAGAACGCGGGGGATGACCTCTGTGTCAAGGTCACTGGAAGTGTGTGTGGCGGGGGGAAGCCAGGAGGAACCGCTACCTTTGTCGATCTCAATGATGACCACATGCATGTGCCTGCTGCACCTAAAATTGCCG GTGCTGCCAGCATGAAGTACAACTACCCCGATGTCCTGATGAAGTCCATCCTATTCTACGAGGCCCAGAGGTCCGGCAAGCTGCCCCACAACAACAGGATCACGTGGAGGGGGGACTCCGCTCTCAAGGACAAGGGAGCAGGGGGAGAGGACCTAACTGGTGGCTGGTATGATG CCGGAGACAACGTGAAGTTCAACTTCCCCATGGCATTCAGCACGACCGTCTTGTGCTGGAGTCTGCTGGAGTTCCCCCAGGCCTACAGCAAGACTGGACAGCTTGACCACATGTACGACAGCATCAGGTGGCCCCTGGAATACTTCATCAAGTGTCACACCAAGCCCGAAGAAATCTACGTGCAG GTGGGTAATGGAGGACTTGACCACGCACAATGGACCAGACCAGAGAGCATGGACCAGAACAGACCGGCATACAAGATTGACGCTTCCAGTCCCGGAAGTGACGTGTCCAACGAAATGGCCGCCGCCATGGCCTGTGGCTCTATCGCCTTCAAAACTAAAG ATCCTGCCTTTTCCCGCAAACTGCTGACAGCATCAAAGTCTGTGTACGCCTTCGCTAAGAAGCACCAGGGAATCTACTCTGCCAGTGTTCAGGATGCCGCCGCTTATTATCA GTCGAGCAACTACACCGACGAGAACAACTGGGGCGCCGCCTGGCTGTACAAAGCCACGAACGACAACCAGTACCTGGCAGACGCCAAGGTCCGCTACGCTCACGAGCCTGCCTGGGGCTTCTCCTGGGATGAGAAGATCGCTGGCAACCAC CTCTTGATGTACAGCTTCACAAAGGACGCCGCGTACAAGGCGGACATTGAGTCCACGATGACTCTCTGGTCTAAGCAGGGAGGGATGAAATACTCACCCAAGTGTCTCGCCTTCAGGCTCCAGTGGGGAGCGCTCAGATATTCCT CCAACACCGCGTTCTTCGCTCTGATGGCCGCCAAACAGGGGATCCACGCCGCCTCGTACCGCCAGTGGGCCATGTGTCAGATCAACTACGCTCTCGGGGACACAGGACGCAGCTACGTGGTCGGCTTCGGTACCAATCCTCCCAAGAGGCCTCACCACAGAGCAAG ttcctgcCCCATGATGCCCATCCCGTGTTCGTGGGACGCCCAGCAGAATCCAGGCCCTAACCCTCACACGCTGTACGGATCGCTGGTGGGCGGGCCTGGTGGTAGTGACGACTACACGGACTCTCGAATCGACTACATCCACAACGAGGTGGCCTGCGACTACAATGCTGGCTTCCAGGGCGCTGTGGCtg CACTGATTCAACTGGCCATTGACCACGAGCTGCCGAACGCTGCCCACTGCGGCCAGTGCCCAATGCCTTAG